The Ornithinimicrobium sufpigmenti genome includes the window TCGCCGAGTCCCTCGGCGTCGAGCCGGTCTGGGTCGTCGGCGGCGAGGAGGAGCTGGTCCGCCAGCTCGAGGAGGGCGAGATCCAGGTCCTCATCGGCGGGTTGACCGACAAGAACCCGCACCTGACGAAGGCCGGCACCACCCGCCCCTACGTGACGACCCCCGAGCACGGCGAGCAGGTGAAGCACGTGATGGCCGTCGTCCCCGGCGAGAACGCCCTGCTCAGCGCCCTGGAGCGCTTCCTCGACGGGGAGAGCCCCCGATGAGCTCCCGCCACGGCTCCTACTTCGGTGCCACCGAGCTGCCCGAGGACATGCAGGACGTCCTGCGCAAGGCCCGGCGGCTGGAGGTCGTCTCGATCATCTACATGGCCACGGTCATCGCCGTCATCTACCTGGTCATGGGCAGCTCCCAGGCGATGAGGGCGGCGTGGGTGGAGGACCTGCTCTCCCTCGTCCCGCCGATCTCCTTCCTCGTCGCGGTGCGGGTCGCCGCCAGCAAGCCCGACCGTCAGCACCCCTATGGTCGGCACCGTGCCGTCGCCGTCGGTCACCTCGTGGCCTCCGTCGCGCTCGCGGCCATGGGCCTGCTGCTCACCTACGAGTCGCTCTCCGGGCTGCTCATGCGCGAGCACCCGCCGATCGGCACGATGCAGGTCTTCGGTCACACGGTCTGGGCCGGCTGGCTGATGATCGCGGCGCTGATCTACGGCGGCATCGGGCCGGTCATCCTCGGCCGGCTGAAGAAGCCGCTGGCCGAGCAGTTGCACGACAAGGTGCTGCACGCCGACGCGGACATGAACAAGGCCGACTGGATGACCGCCGGGGCCGGCATCCTCGGCATCCTGGGCATCGGTATGGGGCTCTGGTGGGCGGACGCCGCGGCCGCCCTGGTGATCTCGTTGTCCATCCTCAAGGACGGCTGGAGCAACCTCAGGGCCGCCGTCGGCGGGCTGACCGACACGACCGCGCGCACGGTGGACGACAAGGCGGAGCACCCTCTGGTCGGGCGGATCGAGGACTACCTGGAGTCGCAACCCTGGATCGCCGAGCACCGCAGCCGAGTGCGGGACATGGGCCACGTCTTCCAGGTCGAGGTCCGCGTCGTCCCTCGGGGCGGTGAGGTCGAGCTCGCGCGGCTGCACCAGGTCACCGAGGACCTGCGGGCCATGGACTGGAAGCTCGACGACGTCACGGTGAGTCCGGCCCTGCGCATCGACGAGGGCGAGACGACGTCGCCGCCCGCCGACTGAGCGGGCCGTCGGTCAGCGCTTCCGGGAGCGTGCGATCTCGTAGAGCGTCACTGCGGCGGCGATCCCGGCGTTGAGCGACTCGGTCGCGCCGGCCATCGGGATGGAGACGATCTGGTCACAGGTCTCCCCGACCAGCCGGGACAGCCCCTTGCCCTCGGAGCCGACGACGACCACCAGCGGCTGGTCGGCCAGCGCCAGGCCGGGCAGCTCCACGTCGCCGTCGGCGTCCAGGCCGATGACGAAGAAGCCGGCCTTGCGGTAGTCCTCCAGGGTCCGGGTGAGGTTGGTCGCCTGGGCCACCGGCACTCGGGCTGCCGCGCCGGCGGAGGTCTTCCAGGCGGCCGCGGTCATGCCGGCCGAGCGCCGGGCGGGCACCACGACGCCGTGCCCGCCGAAGGCGCCGACCGAGCGGATGATGGCGCCCAGGTTGCGCGGGTCGGTGATCCCGTCCAGCGCGACGATGAGCGGCACGCCCGGCAGCTGCTGGGAGAGCAGGTCGTCGGGGTGGGCGTAGTCGTAGGGCGGCACGGTCAGCGCGAGCCCCTGGTGCACCGCGCCGTCGGTGATCCGGTCCAGCTCGCCGCGCGGGGTCTCCAGCAGCGCGATCCCCGCCTCGGTGGCCAGGGTGATGGCCTCCTTGACGCGGTCATCGCTCTCCATCCGGGTGCCGACGTGCAGCGCCGTGCCGGGCACGCCGGTCCGCAGCGCCTCGAGCACGCTGTTGCGCCCCGCCACGACCTCGGTCACCGCGCCACGGCCCGGCCCCGAGCGCCGTCCCGCCGGCCGGCCCCCGCCGTCCTTCGACGACCGTGCCGCCCGGCGCGCAGCCGGGTGCCCGGTCCGCTCCTCGGCCTTGGGCGTGGGACCCCTGCCCTTGAGCTGCTTGCGCCGCTGGCCGCCGGAGCCGACGGTCATGCCCTTCTTGTTGGTCGTGCGGGCCGCACGTCGCTGCTGGTTGCCTGCCATGTCGCTTCCGTTCCTCAGCCCAGCGACCAGCGGGCGCCGGCCGGGGTGTCCTCGATGACCACGCCGAGCGCGGTCAGCTGGTCGCGGATGGCGTCGGCCGCCGCGAAGTCCTTGTCGGCCCGTGCCTGCGCCCGCGCCGCCAGTCGTTCCTCCACGAGTGCGGCCAGCACCTCGCCCGCCCGTCCACCCTCGTCCGTGCCGCCCCACCGGGGGTCGAGGGGGTTGACGCCGAGCACGTCCAGCATGGCGACCAGCTGCAGCAGGGTATGCCGCACCCCGCCGGCCGGCTCGCCGCCCTCCAGCGCCTTGTTGCCCTCGCGCACCGCCCCGAAGACCACGGCGAGCGCCTCGGGCACGTTGACGTCGTCGTCCAGCGCCGCGCGGAACTCCGCCGGGAAGGCCTCGTCGACCGACAGGGCTCGGGACTCCTGCACCAGCTGCTCCGCCGGGGCCCCCACAACCTCCAGGGCGCGCGCCACATACCCCTCGATCCGCTCCACCGCGGCGAGCGCCTCGTCCAGCGAGCCCTCGCCGTACTCGATCGTGGAGCGGTAGTGCGCGGCGCCGAGGTAGTAGCGCAGCACGAGCGGGCGGACGGTCCTGGTCAGCTCGGTGACCGCGAGCGCGTTGCCGAGCGACTTGCCCATCTTGGCGCCCTTGACCGTGACCCAGGCGTTGTGCAGCCAGAAGCTGGCGAAGTCGAGGCCGGCGGCGCGCGACTGGGCCTGCTCGTTCTCGTGGTGCGGGAAGCGCAGGTCGACGCCGCCGCCGTGGATGTCGAAGGCGTCGCCGAGGTACTTGCGCGCCATCGCGGAGCACTCCAGGTGCCAGCCGGGCCGGCCGCGGCCGTAGGGCGTCGGCCAGGAGGCGGTCTCCGGCTCGCCGGGCTTGTGCCCCTTCCAGAGCGCGAAGTCGCGCGGGTCGCGCTTGCCGCGGGGGTCGGCGTCGCCGGCCCCCTCCATGTCCTCGATCTTCTGCCGGGTCAGCTCGCCGTAGGCCGGCCAGGAGCGGACGTCGAAGTAGACGTCGCCGGAGCCGTCCTCGGCGGCGTAGGCGTGGCCCCGCTCGATGAGCAGCTCGATGAGCTCGACCTGCTCGGTGATGTGGCCGGTCGCCCGCGGCTCGTAGGTCGGCGGCAGGACCCCGAGCAGGTCGAGCGCGCGCGTGGTCTCGCGCTCGTGCAGGTAGGACCACGCCCACCAGGGCTGACCGGCCTCGGCGGACTTGGCCAGGATCTTGTCGTCGATGTCGGTGACGTTGCGGACCAGGGTCACGTCGTACCCGTGTCCGCGCTCCAGCCACCGCCGCAGGATGTCGAAGGAGACCGCGAAGCGCACGTGCCCGATGTGCGGGCTGCCCTGCGTGGTGAGGCCACAGATGTAGATGCCGACCTTGCCGGGCTCGAGCGGTTCGAACGGCCGTAGCTCGCGGGAGGCGGTGTCGTACAGGTGCAGGCTCACCTGGTCAAGGTTACCGGGGGTATGCCGCACCGCCCGCCACCCGCCGTCTGGCTCAACCTCCGTCTGCCGCCCGCGCGTGCTGCACCCCGCGACCCCGCCTCATGCGTTCTCCCGCCCGCGACCCCGCCTCCCGCCCGAGACAGGCAACGTCCTGCACGACAGACCACGTCGACGACGCTGCATGTCGTGCAGGATGTTGTCTCTCCCCAGCTCGACCTCTGTCCTCAGCCCGACCTCGCGGCGGGTCCGCGCATCCCGCACCTCCAGCCCTGCCCTCGCCCCCTGTGGACAGTCCCAGCATCGAGGTGACTACCCCCGGCACACTCGGACCATGTCGATGGCGGGGATCATCCAGTTGCTCGAGGCGCAGGGCGGGGCGGGGAGCAGGCGCCAGCTGCACGACGCTGGATTCTCGCGCCGGACGGTCGAGGCGATGGTGCGCAACCGTGACCTGGTCGTCGTCCGCCGTGATGCCGTGATCCTGGCCGAGGCTCTGGTCGACCTCAGTCCTTGGGCAAGGCGTGCGCTGGAGGCGAGGGCGGTCGGTCACAGCCTTGCGGCTGCGGCCGGTAGCACCCCGCGCCCGGCTGTCCACGCGCTGAGCCACGAGAGTGCGCTGATGGTCCACGGGTTCCCCTACTTCGGCGAGGACGGGCTGGTCCATCTCGTCCGGACCGATGGGCACCGGGGTCGCCGCGACGGCACGATCTGGGTGCACAGCGCGGTCGACCTCAGCTGGGTGGTGGAGATCGATGGACTCCGGGTGATGAAGCCGGTGATGGCTGCCCTACAGGTCGCGGCCACGCATGGCGAGGAGGCCGGACTGGTCGCCCTCGACGGCGTCCTGCACGAGGCACGGCTCCGGGACCAGGACGAGGTCGGCCGCTCGGACGGTCCCGCGACCGCCCAGACTCGAAGCGAGATCGAGTCGGCCCTCACCCTCACCTGGGGGCCGGGCACCCCGGTGGTCGAGAGTGTCGCCGAGCTCGCCGACGGGCGCAGCGAGTCTGCGGGTGAGAGCCGAAGCCGTTGGCTGCTGCGCCTCCTCCGGTTCGGCCCGGTGACCCCTCAGTTCCCGGTGCGCGACGGTGCAGTGCTGGTGGGTCTTGCCGACCTGAAGCTCGACCGCTGGACGGTACTGATCGAGTTCGACGGGACCGGCAAGTACACCGGACCCGCCGCGCTCCTGGCCGAGAAGGACCGCGAGGACCGGATGCGAGCGCTGGGGTATGAGGTGGTCAGACTCCGCTGGGCCGATCTCGCTCGGCCGCACGTGGTCCGCCAGCGCGTCCTCGCCGCGATCGCCCGGGCGGAAACTCGCGCCGCGACGACCGCCCACGCTGCGCCGACCGGGTGACGACAGCGATGACGACGGCCCCGCACACCGGCACCGGACAGGCAACGTCCTGCACGACAGACCACGTCGACAGCGCTGCATGTCGTGCACCACGTTGCCTACCTCGGCACCGGCGTCGTCGACGCGGAGTGTTCATTGGCATTCATCGGCGCCCGGAATGCCGGATCGCCCGTCACCACCCCTGCCCTAGCCCTAACCTTGAGCCATGCACATCGCCGAAGAACTGGTGTTGGTCGGGACCAGCGTGGAGGGGCGAAACCTGCTGGGCACCGGCCGCAACCTGGTCCTGGCGGGCGCCTTCCTGACCGAGCTGGCGGTCATGGAGCGCCTGG containing:
- a CDS encoding cation diffusion facilitator family transporter, with amino-acid sequence MSSRHGSYFGATELPEDMQDVLRKARRLEVVSIIYMATVIAVIYLVMGSSQAMRAAWVEDLLSLVPPISFLVAVRVAASKPDRQHPYGRHRAVAVGHLVASVALAAMGLLLTYESLSGLLMREHPPIGTMQVFGHTVWAGWLMIAALIYGGIGPVILGRLKKPLAEQLHDKVLHADADMNKADWMTAGAGILGILGIGMGLWWADAAAALVISLSILKDGWSNLRAAVGGLTDTTARTVDDKAEHPLVGRIEDYLESQPWIAEHRSRVRDMGHVFQVEVRVVPRGGEVELARLHQVTEDLRAMDWKLDDVTVSPALRIDEGETTSPPAD
- the cysS gene encoding cysteine--tRNA ligase; the protein is MSLHLYDTASRELRPFEPLEPGKVGIYICGLTTQGSPHIGHVRFAVSFDILRRWLERGHGYDVTLVRNVTDIDDKILAKSAEAGQPWWAWSYLHERETTRALDLLGVLPPTYEPRATGHITEQVELIELLIERGHAYAAEDGSGDVYFDVRSWPAYGELTRQKIEDMEGAGDADPRGKRDPRDFALWKGHKPGEPETASWPTPYGRGRPGWHLECSAMARKYLGDAFDIHGGGVDLRFPHHENEQAQSRAAGLDFASFWLHNAWVTVKGAKMGKSLGNALAVTELTRTVRPLVLRYYLGAAHYRSTIEYGEGSLDEALAAVERIEGYVARALEVVGAPAEQLVQESRALSVDEAFPAEFRAALDDDVNVPEALAVVFGAVREGNKALEGGEPAGGVRHTLLQLVAMLDVLGVNPLDPRWGGTDEGGRAGEVLAALVEERLAARAQARADKDFAAADAIRDQLTALGVVIEDTPAGARWSLG
- a CDS encoding transporter substrate-binding domain-containing protein encodes the protein MTRLWPTVLAGALLLTGCGVDIPVDPDGTLDAIVASGELTVGVSPNPPFTTLPESPDGPPGGTEVARVTGFAESLGVEPVWVVGGEEELVRQLEEGEIQVLIGGLTDKNPHLTKAGTTRPYVTTPEHGEQVKHVMAVVPGENALLSALERFLDGESPR
- the rlmB gene encoding 23S rRNA (guanosine(2251)-2'-O)-methyltransferase RlmB; its protein translation is MAGNQQRRAARTTNKKGMTVGSGGQRRKQLKGRGPTPKAEERTGHPAARRAARSSKDGGGRPAGRRSGPGRGAVTEVVAGRNSVLEALRTGVPGTALHVGTRMESDDRVKEAITLATEAGIALLETPRGELDRITDGAVHQGLALTVPPYDYAHPDDLLSQQLPGVPLIVALDGITDPRNLGAIIRSVGAFGGHGVVVPARRSAGMTAAAWKTSAGAAARVPVAQATNLTRTLEDYRKAGFFVIGLDADGDVELPGLALADQPLVVVVGSEGKGLSRLVGETCDQIVSIPMAGATESLNAGIAAAVTLYEIARSRKR